TTCGATCATTATGAACAAGTGCCTCAGCATGTGGCCGACGAAATTTGTGCAAAGAATAGCTAAGGAAAAGGATTAAAAACATGAGTAAGGCGAAGTTTGAGCGAAATAAGCCGCATTGCAACGTAGGAACGATTGGGCACGTTGACCATGGTAAGACGACGTTGACGGCAGCGATAACGAAGGTATTGGCGGAGAGCGGCGGAGCGACATTTACGGCGTATGAT
The window above is part of the Candidatus Paracaedimonas acanthamoebae genome. Proteins encoded here:
- the tuf gene encoding elongation factor Tu (EF-Tu; promotes GTP-dependent binding of aminoacyl-tRNA to the A-site of ribosomes during protein biosynthesis; when the tRNA anticodon matches the mRNA codon, GTP hydrolysis results; the inactive EF-Tu-GDP leaves the ribosome and release of GDP is promoted by elongation factor Ts; many prokaryotes have two copies of the gene encoding EF-Tu) → MSKAKFERNKPHCNVGTIGHVDHGKTTLTAAITKVLAESGGATFTAYD